aggtgcacgttaaacaaccccagatggtcgaaatttccggagtcctccactacggcgtgcttcataatcagaatgtggttttagaacgtaaaaccacataattaaacTAATTAATGAAGACCGATTTCTCCACAATGCGAAGCCGTTTCAGTTATTCCCATTGTTTAACGGGCGGCAACCATCATCTCCGTATCTATTTACGCGCGTAACGTCTCAGCAAGGCGGCGAATCACTCTAACGAGTTGTCCTGCCCTAGCACAACCTGAAAGCATTTCCATCGCCAAAACTATATATACGTGCGAGAATTGTTCAGTGCGTGAGCGAACGACAGAGTGGACACATTACCTGGGCGGGGTGTTCTGATTGCCCATCACGCGCCATTTGGCCGTGCGGCAGTTGTACGTGAGCAGCCTGTTGGTAGTGGCCGTCGTCCAGCCGCCGACAAGGAACAGGATGTCCTTGGGCAAGCGAGGCGTGAGCCACAGTTTTGGGGACAGGTCTAGGCCGGCAACTTCGCCAACAGCCATGGATTGCCGGGAGAGCGTCTGCGTTAAAAATAAAACGTTTTAAGCAGGTTGCCCGACGAATTGCAGGACGCGCCGATTTGGCGGAAATCCGGACAAGGGCTGAAACAACAACCACTATGCGCGAAGTACAATACACTAGGTCACTGCAGACGGTTTATATAACCAGTGAGGACACGGGTTCTTACTGCATTGACCTATCATATTTTACTCATATTCCGTTGCGCATTGGCGTGCAACGctgcggaagctacgcaagaacCTGGGTCATCAAAATGCATTACTCTTCGCGCTTAGTGGTTAAACTCACGTGGTCACACATGTATACGTGCGAGCTTTCCCGCGAGGCTTCCGCGACGGGCTGGCAATGTGAAACCAGAAAAGTTAGACAAGGAAAAGCAAAATGATTTAAAACAGTGCATTAACAGCCGTATGACACAGTTCTCTTGCCGGCGCCTTATAACCAGCATGTGAGTCAGCAGATAGCTTAGTACCGAGGAGTTTGAACATAAGGTCACGTGATGGCACTACCACCACTGCTAGCTGCTCGTATCCATATAGGCGGGAGCGGTAGGATCAAGGGATTTTGCGCCGCGAGACCTCGAGAGACGGCAATGTGTTCTGGAAGCATGGATGGCTGTATAGCTTGACAAGCCTTCCTAGCTTCATTTACCTGTTTCGTTTTCTATGCTGCATTCACTTGAAGAGTTAACCTGTCTTTCTAAATTTTATGATCACGAGAATCGCTAATTCGGTATTTCTAATCATCCAATCACCTGTAATTTGTGTATAGGTGCTTTTAACAGCACCTATAGTGACTGTGAGGATTGCACATGTCACGTGCGATAATAGCACAGAGTCTGCATACGGCGTTCGCAAATGTGCACTAACGGAACACGACATATATTGTCGACGCAGCATGCACCAACATCCCTATAACAGCACATGCATTACATTTGCATTTCGCGTGTGCCACCCATACTAGTACGTGTATCATGCTGGAACGCGTCATTCGTTTCTGGCGGGCGAACCTACATCACACGTGCACCTACATCGCGATCAACGCGTTACCAACTGCATGCCACTGCAACCGCAGACAGCATTGTCTCGATCAGTGAAAACATTGAGCAAGTGCGCGCAGTGCAGCAGAGTAGCAGCTGACCTGGTGAATCACGTTCAGCACCTCCAGGCTGTCTCCATCACCCTGGACTTGTTCGTTGGTGATGACTTTCTCGAAGTCCCTGCAACAAGAGGGACGTGAAGAGATAAGAATCGGCAGGTGACCCGGCTTCTGGGGGCCCCGCGTAACGCGCTACTGCAAACAACAATTTTCGAAACAATTCTAATTCCCGGCACCTATAGAAGCAGAACACGTGACACACGCAAACATGTCGCCCGCATCTCGAGGACtatagttcagaaagtgcagcgAAATATAAGAAACCTATCATCGTCGCAGTCTTCGTTCTCTACGCCTTTGTGCGATAATTAACTACGAAGTACCTAACTGCAATTAAGTACAatcataggggggggggggggtagggggcaGCATAAGCGGACATTCGCTCATACTCACTCACATTATTTTCGCAGGCTTTATGCATTCAACTGCACTCACGTATACTCGCACTAGCTGTGGCACTCGCTTACGTTCCTTCTCGTGCACATTCATGCTCACCAACACTCGCTCACTCGAACTCACACTTGCACTCGCACCTGTCGGACCCGATTCACTCTCATAACTCGCGTCCAGTCAAACTCGCCGACAGTCACTGATGTTCATCAATCTGTCCACCCACATCCATCGTCACTCACTAATGTTCTATCTCAAGCCCGTGAAACAAGTGTTGCAGCGAGTATGAGTCAGCGCACAGCGGCAAATGAGCACTTCGGCCTATGCCTAAAATAGCCGGGCTTCTAGAAGAGAGTGGCACATACAGGGCTAGCTATAGAAGCAGGTTCCACAATAAAAGTGGCGTATTCTCCTGCTGGCTTGCACACAACGCGCTGGTCCGAAATCTCGGCAGTTACGGCTCGTCGACAGCATGAACCAATTATGTCTTCCAGAAATGATTGTTGACGTTCAGTGTTGACGTTCAGTGTTGACATACCGTGTTGCCGCAATATTCTGCAATTTATTTATCTCCTTCCCACAGCAAGCGCGAACCTATCAACATCCTCCTTCCTTTACCGTTTCCCCCACCGACGCGAAGAAATTGAGGAGAACCGTTTGTTAACAAGCAAATGCATTCCTACTACATTCGGTGACAATCTAAGAATTCAGTACAAACTGAAGAGTGCGCTGTGCCACATTGAAAGTAAGCGCAGATtgtaagattggtggaagaaaagtaggggaacgacaaacaacggaggcgtgtgaaaacaaagttcactatAGAGGTTCAGGAAGTTTGGTTATCGAAATTGAACGCTAgtttttttctcgtttcctttttttcttttcttcttttatgtaGGTGGGAGTAACAAGAGttcggtggcgcaacccaccgcctcgttccaaaggggacgctcataacatacatacatacatacatacatacatacatacatacatacatacatacatacatacatacatacatacatacatacatgcgtacatacgtacgtacgtacgtacgtacgtacgtccgtccgtccgtccgtccgtccatccatccatccatccatccatccatccatccatccaaaagTTCAGTGGCTCGACTGGGACGTCATGAAATGGAATGAGGTCCCGTGCGCGACGACAAAGCCGACGCAACGCGCAGCCATCGCTTCAGTCTAAAGACGCGTGAATGAGGGTGCGCTCACGTGACAGAACACCGTGTGAAGCGCACGAGCGGCAGGAACTTGGCGAGGTAAACCGTCCTGCCGGCCACGTCGGCGGAGATCCACTTGAGAATGGCGGGGAACGTGTCCTCTAGCTCCTTCGGAGCGTACAACCGGTTGTCTTCCAGGAGGGTACGCAGCTCCTCTGGTGTCAGGGCCTGGAACTGGGCGCTGTTCTTCCACACCTGCAATTGCGTGGGCCCTCTCCAATCTCTACGAAGGGAACGACAAACATCCGGCTTCTTCGGATACTACCAAGAACCGCAGCATCGGCACTAGTGCACAGTTTCCCAGAAAAGTTACTAGAGTGAAGTAACACTGTGGCTGTTGAACAACCACGGATAGGACGTGTAGTACGTGAATTTCTATAATATTCATGTTTGTGGTTTCAGACGTCCTCGAGGCTTTATCTTTTCGAAGTTCAAAgcaaccattttttttctttcctattaTGCATAAAGAGAAACAAGTTGTTGCGTGAGTGGGAAAGGCTAAATGTTGCCTTTATAATGCATTATTAAGTTGAAAATGATTCATTTCAATGCTCTTACCTCACCGAAGTTCCGAAGGAGATAGCGAAAAGATTCTCGGGCAAGGTTCTCGTATCCGCAACGGGAGGCCAGGTGGTAAGTGTCGACGCAGCTCTCCGGTTCAAGGTTCTGCTTGAGGGTGCTCAGGCAGTGATCCCGTATCCGGATTAACTGCGTCGTCAAAATCAAATTGGAGGAAGTCTCCGCTGAACTTCGGCAAACTTTGTTTATATAGCCTTAAAGAGCAAAATACGAAAGTCAACGAGCGGGGTtgcaaaaaacaggctacaccctCTTTCTGTACACTGCTTTCACTGACAAGGTAGAGGAGAATTAGGCAGCGACAGATGTGTTGTTCGTTTGTGTACTAGCTCTCAAATCGATTTGATTAATTTGTGTGGTTAATCGCCTCCAAGCCACACTTCGCCTAGTTGAGCCGGCGTAGTTGATGCCTTCGGAGCAACTTCAGTCacctgacgtttttttttttttttttaaataatgtgCAGCCAAATCTAAGCACTTGTTTGCGCTTTTGATGCCACAAACGAGGTCGTCGTTCTGACGCCGAGATCTTGAAGCAAATCCGTAGTTGCATTTTAGTACGCGTGAGTAAAGTTTCAGCTGTGGATAGCTGAACGAACCGATTACTCATTGGTTATTTACAACACCGATTAAGTTTTAACTAAACTAACAGTTCAGCGTTTCATGCACAAATAATACAAATGTGCTCCCCACTGCCAGAAGCAAAGGCGAACAAGTTGTTGCAATTTTCTTTTACGTGGAACAGTGCTTGAGCATTACAGGGCTAAACGTCACTCGATTTGTACACACTTGCAGTTTTGTCAGTCAACAACAGCAGCTGAGCCCACGACTATGGCCCATGACGCAGCGATCACGTTCTCATAGCTGCGCAATTGGGTGCGCAGACTTCGACGATTTCGTTTGTTTACTGACATTCGCCAAAGATGGAACCGCTTGAATAAGTCGCATTTATGAGCTGGCACTGAAACAACATCGTTTCTTGTTTTAGGGCAAGTCGATGACACGTCGAGCGTCTTTACATAAGGTGTTCTCACCTGGAAACAAAATATTCAGCAAAATTGGAGTACATATTGTGCCTACTGCTGCGAACCGCGAGATGTTCGTTGACCGAATATCGAGGCAAGATTTCATTCTGTGTCGCTGGTCGTACAGCGTAACACAACATAACTCATCGCAATGCTATACTTGTCTAGTTTGCTAAACAATAGAATGGAACAGCaatagtaaataaaataaatgtgacGTTGCCTTCGTTGGGATCCCTGATTGTGTACATTCGacctcaaaggccatgctttgcCGTAATGCAGGTGACACAATTGGCTGGGTGACCTTATAGACGCCATGTTTTTCTAGGAAACACTCATCGCGAGTGTCAAATTTAGGTAGCTTGACAGACTAAGCAAACAAAAAGCACCGTGTGTTATACGATCATTACCATAACGTGGCCCCTTTCAATGCTGCCTTCTGTCTCACAGCCGAGGCTAGCCGCGTCACCTGTAACTCAAGGGTCCCTCCATCCTCCCTCCTGCATTCTAACATGCTTTCAGCAGCTACACGTGGTCGCCCCACTTCCTGCGAGTTATTCAACTTCGTAATCTGTACCAGGGTCAGGAATGGTATATCGTCCCTTCAGGTAGACTTCCCACCGCGCCTATGCAGCGCAAATATATAAACACATGCTCAGAAAATTCCAGCTGCCATCGTCGCGGTTTGCAATCGCCGCCGTCAAAGCCGTGACCTCGGCCCGTGGCTTAGAACGCCGACCGACGATCACGGTATACGTCGGCCATGATAACGGCAACGCTTTAGAGAAGCGTGCCATCCTCCTCGAAACGAAGTCTCAGAAGCGCCTCGGGCAGCTCACGACTGACCTTAAGCTTCTCGGCGAGCTCGAGCACATTGCCGACATTGTGTAGACCGATGTGCTCGTGCAGCGGAACGTGGTAGGCGAAGTCGACGAGCAGCTTGATCATGTCGTTGTTCAGGTCTTCCACCACGACCCGGATGGGCGGGGTCCACTCGTTGTTCCGCTTCTGTTCGGGATTCACGCCTTCCTTGGCGAGAGTGAAGAGCACGTAGCAGCCCGAGTACCTGCATCGCAGAGGGACCGACATGGTGACTTACCAGAGGGTGCAAAGCCGGAACAAAAGGAGTTCTGgcagctcctttctttttttgcaaaagtTTAAGTTCCTCTTCTAAACTTAATTCGCTACTGAAATGTTCGCGACTTGTGCCTTCCCTGACGAGAGTGAAGAAACGTAGCAACCAGAATACATGCACGCGAAACGACCGATAGCGACAACGTAGCTCTTCGGCAATGCGTATCCGCGATGAACAAAACGAGTGCCTGcaacttatctttttttttttaccgtagaAGTCACAATGGAACAGAAACGCTTGAATTGGTATAAGACAAACGAGTGCATAAAGACGCACGTCCCTCACTTTACCCACCTTGAAAATAGCGTGCGCATTACATGCTAGCACCACAGGCGCTTGTTCTTTCccccgcgcgccacgtggcctcGGTTGGTTGATTGTGCCCAGtgaaattgttgttgttgttgtccccTCAAAACAGGAAATTGCACAACCTACTCTGGGGGATCGATCATGAATGGGGCGGTGCAagagtttaaaaaatatatattaaggGAAAATGAATCGAAACTAAATTTGCAACTCGTAATTGTAAATGAAAGTTAATAGTGAAGTgaagtcaagtcaagtcagttTTATTTACATCAGTATGATGTGGGTAGGCTCAGGCAAAAAAGCGAACCATTTTCGCTTGAGGGAGCCCGAGCTCCCCTACATGGCGTACAGCAAGGTCAAAAGTTTTCAAAAAAGTACAAAATCCACACACACACTACATAACAGAATATAATAGAGGAAATTCAGAACAATCGATATAAACTCTTGGTACATGCTCATAATAATAATGGATATGAAATATTACACTAAATACCTCTTCGGgttgtcgtcttctttcagtctcCGCAACCCCCAATAATGCTTTGCGCGTTAACTAGCCCAAACCTCAGTCTCAGAGCTACGAAATTTTGCTTAGTACTTATGCAGCCTCCGAAATTTAAGTATGCTGCTGTGTTGACGATTAGCGTCACTGCACCACTATTTTTGTAACCACCCCCTGTTCCTCTTTTGTTCCTCCCTTCCCATTTCCCTTTCCCATGTGCGGAGTAGCAAGTTAGAGCGCACAAACTCGAGCCGACCTCGCCGTCTTTCTACAAATTATTTCCACAACTAATAGACGCTGTTCAAAACATGGCGTCCATGACATTTCTGGTTCTGCAATTGCTTCCGGCTCCTGCAGCCATCGAAAGCATACTGTTGGGGTcccggtgctgacgcccgttattgccaatgggtcgcaagccccaagggtagcgttggcctggcggcctggggcactggaagcatccgaaggtcccggcaaagcaagagaagactggtaacagaacaacttgtttattctaacatagcaaaagagcggccggtcaggtcgaccgaagtggagagacgggagagcacgtaactcaacagtacaaatcggagcctctctcctggtgtccgggggcagctgctcttatactctcggcgtcgcgggccagaaggaaggtcacgggatgagcccgcggcacggcggagcatgagcccacgacggcgcgcacggtcgagccgagagacctgctgaaccgagtgtagtgacgcatcgccaacccgccgacggacagacctgctggctcctcacttggggagctccgctccccggctgccgcgctttgacaagcgtgggcacacacacacacacgcacacacgaagacacgtggcactgaaacacgcttggacacgcttggcggggaagcgttgcggcggcgtcgaacgggccaaaatgtccgccgctttgaacgaagccccggcgtccgttgcatccgcgccggcattaccgcgcgttgtaggcgaaacgtaacagaccgccccgccgggggaaggagatcccgatggtcaggggactgcatccgctgtccggagggatgtcgctcgatgatgctcataaccgaagtcgggcgtcctttggcgtttcttgagcgcagcgcacagagaaggcctcgttctcccgttcaggtgcacacaggacactgcaaagtgacttcgggagagttgacatttttgttctcgtttccggcaagcgttagaactacgccgaaagtcaaccgctcagtcagcaagcacggcacaaccctcactaagccctgccaggctctttccccttttatactgctgcctagttccttacagtagtttagcaacactcagaacgcgtccacaaatcggaaaattgcactagaaagcacatcattacacaaaagcaataggttaaaaaaatcctgcctcaggaagaaaaacatcagtaacaagcaattttgaggctgatttccacgttaggggcttcgacttaagccatcggcgttaccgttgagactcccctttttgtaacgcacctcaaaggaatattgttgcaaagcgaggctccagcgcaggaggcggccatttttgggagagatggtctgcagccattggagagggcagtgatccgtttcaatgataaacctcgagccagctaggtaacatgacaatttctgaacggcccacacgatacacgcacactctttctcggtggcgctatacgcctgctca
The sequence above is drawn from the Dermacentor andersoni chromosome 7, qqDerAnde1_hic_scaffold, whole genome shotgun sequence genome and encodes:
- the LOC126533324 gene encoding kelch-like protein 10, producing MCAAVEVVHADDDADKTGDGDMITVELEAAQLFHDDDRQRGFTPGVVARLMPGLRDQRQIRQFCDVVFRATDGSEIWAHRLVLATKYSGCYVLFTLAKEGVNPEQKRNNEWTPPIRVVVEDLNNDMIKLLVDFAYHVPLHEHIGLHNVGNVLELAEKLKLIRIRDHCLSTLKQNLEPESCVDTYHLASRCGYENLARESFRYLLRNFGEVWKNSAQFQALTPEELRTLLEDNRLYAPKELEDTFPAILKWISADVAGRTVYLAKFLPLVRFTRCSVTDFEKVITNEQVQGDGDSLEVLNVIHQTLSRQSMAVGEVAGLDLSPKLWLTPRLPKDILFLVGGWTTATTNRLLTYNCRTAKWRVMGNQNTPPRAYHGAAVIGQCVYFVGGFNGRVCYHSVVCFDVHQARWSAKANMAFARCYVSVAVLQASTGDE